Genomic segment of Myxococcales bacterium:
ACGCCAGAGACTTCGCTTCGCGCTCGGTATTCGTAGTTGTCATTGCAACAACGGCTTCGGCCATTTTCCACTCCTTTATCGTCACGACTTTAAAAGAGGAAACCACCTCGGTACTTTCTTCATATACGATAAATATTTATCCCCATATCTATCCACCAACGCGGGCTCCTCGCAAAATACGACCCAGAAGTGCATACAAAGTATCATAACCACTGCATATGCGAACATGGCAATTTCGGAGATGAAGATCGCTTCGCCAATCAGTGCCACTGCGATACCGAGCAGAAAGGGATTTCTAACATACCTATAAGGACCAGTCGCTACGAATTTGTGATGGCTGTCATAAGGAATCGGTTTACCTGAGATGGGCAGAAAGAGGAGCAGCGTACAATAGACGGCGAAGATGAGGCCCGCTGCCATGCAAACGATTCCAAGATATCGCATCGCGCCGATATCGAGCGGAGGAAGTATGCCGGAAAACTGCATCGCCACCCATGGGCCGGCGATCAGGGCCCCCAGCATGAAAAGAGTCCCCCAGACTATCGTTTTAAATACGAACACAATTTCACCAGCTTTCCTCGAAGCAGCCAAGCGCCATCACTGCACCCGCTAATGGTAGGTCCGAATGGGATTGGTATCAATTGGGAGGCAGTCAGGCAATCTAAAAATCCCCATAATGAGGCCGGTGGTTATCGTAATGGCGATCGCTTAGTCCCC
This window contains:
- a CDS encoding isoprenylcysteine carboxylmethyltransferase family protein, whose product is MFVFKTIVWGTLFMLGALIAGPWVAMQFSGILPPLDIGAMRYLGIVCMAAGLIFAVYCTLLLFLPISGKPIPYDSHHKFVATGPYRYVRNPFLLGIAVALIGEAIFISEIAMFAYAVVMILCMHFWVVFCEEPALVDRYGDKYLSYMKKVPRWFPLLKS